From Leptolyngbya sp. KIOST-1, one genomic window encodes:
- the rplF gene encoding 50S ribosomal protein L6, translating into MSRIGKRPIPVPAKVSITIDGQDVQVKGPKGELSRTLPSGVVVVQEGDTVLVNRRDDSRLARERHGLCRTLVANMVEGVANGYQKRLEIQGIGYRAQVQGRNLNLSLGYSHPVVFEPPAGIEFAVENNTNVIVSGIDKELVGNIAASIRASRPPEPYKGKGVRYAGEQVRRKAGKSGKK; encoded by the coding sequence ATGTCACGTATTGGCAAGCGGCCAATCCCAGTTCCGGCTAAGGTGTCAATCACGATTGACGGTCAGGATGTTCAGGTCAAAGGACCCAAGGGCGAGCTGTCTCGCACTTTGCCCAGCGGTGTGGTCGTCGTTCAAGAGGGCGATACTGTACTGGTGAATCGGCGGGACGACTCCCGGCTGGCTCGGGAGCGGCACGGCCTTTGCCGCACCCTGGTCGCTAACATGGTTGAAGGCGTCGCCAACGGATACCAGAAGCGTTTAGAAATTCAGGGCATTGGCTATCGGGCACAGGTGCAGGGCCGCAACCTCAACCTCAGCCTGGGCTATAGCCACCCCGTCGTGTTTGAGCCCCCAGCGGGGATCGAATTTGCCGTTGAAAACAATACCAACGTCATCGTCAGCGGTATCGACAAAGAGTTGGTTGGCAACATCGCCGCCAGTATTCGGGCCAGCCGTCCCCCCGAGCCTTACAAAGGCAAGGGTGTGCGCTACGCCGGAGAGCAGGTCAGACGTAAGGCCGGTAAGTCAGGGAAGAAGTAA
- the rpsH gene encoding 30S ribosomal protein S8, which produces MAANDTIADMLTRIRNANLARHQTVGIPSTRMTRSIAKVLKEEGFITDYSETTVEERPQLVVALKYKGKTRQPIIRNLTRVSKPGLRVYSNRKELPRVLGGIGIAIVSTSSGIMTDRDARRQGIGGEVLCYVW; this is translated from the coding sequence ATGGCTGCTAACGACACAATTGCGGATATGTTGACTCGCATCAGGAATGCGAATCTAGCGCGGCACCAAACCGTGGGCATTCCTTCTACCCGGATGACCCGGAGTATTGCCAAGGTGCTTAAGGAAGAAGGCTTCATCACGGACTACTCTGAGACGACCGTCGAGGAACGGCCTCAGTTGGTGGTTGCCCTCAAGTACAAGGGCAAAACGCGTCAGCCCATCATTCGTAATCTCACCCGCGTTAGCAAGCCCGGTCTGCGCGTGTACTCCAATCGGAAAGAGTTGCCTCGGGTGTTGGGCGGCATTGGCATCGCCATCGTGTCCACCTCCAGTGGCATCATGACCGATCGCGATGCTCGCCGTCAGGGCATCGGTGGAGAAGTACTTTGCTATGTCTGGTAG
- the rplE gene encoding 50S ribosomal protein L5 produces MTDQLKTIYKDTVVPKLMEQFKYENIHQVPKVVKVTVNRGLGEASQNAKALESSLSELALITGQRPVVTRAKKAIAGFKIRQGMPVGVMVTLRSDRMYAFLNRLINLTLPRIRDFRGISPKSFDGRGNYTLGLREQLIFPEIDYDSIDQIRGMDITIVTTASTDEEGRALLKELGMPFRDN; encoded by the coding sequence ATGACCGACCAGCTCAAGACCATATATAAAGACACCGTAGTACCTAAACTGATGGAGCAGTTTAAGTACGAGAACATCCACCAGGTCCCCAAGGTGGTCAAGGTGACCGTCAACCGGGGATTGGGAGAAGCCTCTCAGAACGCCAAAGCACTGGAGTCATCCCTCAGTGAACTGGCTTTGATTACCGGACAGCGCCCGGTGGTCACCCGCGCCAAGAAAGCGATCGCCGGTTTCAAAATCCGCCAAGGCATGCCCGTAGGGGTGATGGTTACCCTGCGTTCTGACCGCATGTACGCCTTTCTCAATCGCCTGATCAACCTGACCCTGCCCCGGATTCGCGACTTCCGCGGGATCAGCCCCAAGAGCTTTGACGGGCGCGGCAACTACACCCTGGGCCTGCGGGAACAGCTAATCTTTCCTGAAATTGACTACGACAGCATCGACCAAATCCGCGGTATGGATATCACCATCGTGACTACCGCCAGCACCGATGAAGAAGGCCGAGCGCTACTCAAGGAATTGGGTATGCCGTTCCGTGACAACTAA
- the rplX gene encoding 50S ribosomal protein L24 — MAITSKTPVRHKVHVRKGDTVQVIAGRDRGKVGEVLSVIPKTSQVIVQGVNIRTKHVKPQQEGESGQIVTQEAPIHSSNVMLYSEKEKVASRFAYTYTEDGRKVRKLKKTGEIID; from the coding sequence ATGGCAATAACATCTAAGACACCCGTGCGCCACAAGGTGCATGTGCGTAAGGGAGATACCGTTCAGGTGATTGCTGGCCGCGATCGCGGCAAGGTGGGCGAGGTGCTCTCGGTCATTCCCAAGACCAGCCAGGTGATTGTGCAGGGCGTCAATATTCGCACCAAGCACGTCAAGCCGCAGCAGGAAGGGGAATCGGGGCAAATTGTCACCCAGGAAGCGCCGATCCACAGCTCTAACGTCATGCTGTACTCGGAAAAGGAAAAGGTGGCCAGCCGGTTTGCCTACACCTACACCGAAGACGGCCGCAAGGTGCGGAAGCTGAAAAAAACCGGAGAAATCATCGACTAG
- the rplN gene encoding 50S ribosomal protein L14 has product MIQQESYLNVADNSGARKLMCIRVLGGNRRYAGVGDVIIAVVKDALPNMGVKKSDVVRAVVVRTKKGLRRSSGMSIRFDDNAAVIINQDGNPKGTRVFGPVARELRDKNFTKIVSLAPEVL; this is encoded by the coding sequence GTGATTCAGCAAGAATCGTACTTAAACGTGGCAGATAACAGCGGAGCCCGGAAGCTCATGTGCATTCGTGTGCTGGGTGGGAACCGTCGCTACGCTGGTGTCGGTGATGTGATTATCGCCGTGGTCAAGGATGCCCTGCCCAACATGGGGGTTAAGAAATCAGACGTGGTACGGGCCGTGGTCGTGCGCACTAAGAAGGGCCTGCGCCGCAGCAGTGGCATGAGCATTCGCTTCGATGACAACGCTGCTGTGATCATCAACCAGGACGGCAACCCCAAGGGTACCCGGGTGTTTGGCCCGGTTGCCCGTGAACTGCGCGACAAAAACTTTACCAAGATCGTGTCGCTGGCACCGGAGGTTCTCTAA
- the rpsQ gene encoding 30S ribosomal protein S17, which produces MAVKERVGMVVSNKMDKTVVVAVESRTSHPKYGKIVVRTKRYKAHDEENTCQEGDRVRILETRPLSRTKRWVVADIVNRAADA; this is translated from the coding sequence ATGGCGGTCAAAGAACGAGTGGGGATGGTGGTCAGCAACAAGATGGATAAAACCGTCGTGGTTGCTGTGGAGAGTCGGACATCCCATCCCAAGTACGGCAAGATTGTGGTGCGAACCAAGCGCTACAAGGCCCACGACGAGGAGAATACCTGCCAGGAAGGTGATCGGGTGCGGATTCTTGAAACTCGTCCCCTGAGCCGAACCAAACGCTGGGTGGTAGCTGACATTGTTAATCGCGCGGCAGACGCATAG
- the rpmC gene encoding 50S ribosomal protein L29 encodes MALSKIKEARSLSDDELLTTIAEVKRELFQLRFQKATRQLDKQNHQFKHARHRLSQLMTVQRERQIAALEDEMTAQANAVAASTTESVSV; translated from the coding sequence ATGGCACTGTCAAAAATCAAAGAGGCCCGCAGTCTCAGTGATGACGAATTGCTGACGACGATCGCCGAGGTCAAGCGTGAGCTATTTCAACTGCGTTTCCAAAAAGCCACCCGGCAGCTGGATAAGCAAAATCACCAGTTCAAGCATGCTCGCCACCGCCTGTCTCAGCTGATGACGGTTCAGCGGGAGCGCCAGATAGCGGCCTTAGAAGACGAGATGACGGCCCAAGCCAACGCTGTGGCTGCGTCCACAACAGAATCGGTATCAGTGTAG
- the rplP gene encoding 50S ribosomal protein L16 — protein sequence MLSPKRTKFRKQHRGRMRGMAQRGSDINFGDFALQATEPCWLTSRQIEAARRAMTRYVRRGGKIWIRVFPDKPVTMRPAETRMGSGKGNPEFWVAVVKPGRIVFEIAGVPEATAREAMRLAAFKLPFKTKFIARDSKEA from the coding sequence ATGCTTAGTCCAAAACGAACTAAATTTCGCAAGCAGCACCGCGGGCGTATGCGCGGAATGGCTCAGCGGGGTAGCGACATCAACTTTGGGGATTTCGCCCTCCAGGCTACGGAGCCCTGCTGGCTGACCTCTCGTCAGATTGAGGCGGCTCGTCGAGCGATGACTCGCTACGTACGACGGGGCGGCAAGATCTGGATTCGTGTGTTTCCTGACAAGCCTGTGACCATGCGTCCGGCGGAAACCCGGATGGGTTCGGGTAAAGGCAACCCCGAATTCTGGGTGGCTGTGGTAAAACCAGGCCGCATCGTCTTTGAAATTGCCGGGGTGCCCGAAGCGACCGCTCGCGAGGCTATGCGCCTTGCCGCCTTTAAGCTGCCCTTCAAGACCAAGTTCATTGCGCGCGACAGCAAGGAGGCATAG
- the rpsC gene encoding 30S ribosomal protein S3, whose translation MGHKIHPTGFRLGVVQEHRSRWFAEGTRYPDLLQEDYRIREYVQKTLSNAGIADIRIERKADQIDLEVRTARPGVVVGRGGAGIEALRVGVQKLLKDSSRQIRVNVVEVNRVDADAALVAEYIIQQLERRVSFRRVVRQAIQRAQRAGVEGIKIQVSGRLNGAEIARTEWTREGRVPLHTLRADVDYAYTTAQTTYGILGVKVWIFKGEIIPGQEEAPVAPSAQPRRRQPRRRPQFEDRSNED comes from the coding sequence GTGGGACACAAGATTCATCCAACCGGATTTCGCCTTGGCGTAGTTCAAGAGCACCGCTCTCGCTGGTTTGCCGAGGGAACTCGCTATCCTGACTTGCTGCAGGAAGACTACCGCATTCGCGAGTACGTTCAAAAAACCTTGAGCAACGCCGGTATTGCGGATATTCGCATCGAACGCAAGGCCGATCAGATCGATCTTGAGGTACGCACGGCCCGCCCTGGGGTAGTGGTCGGTCGCGGTGGTGCTGGTATCGAAGCCCTGCGGGTGGGTGTACAGAAGCTGCTCAAAGACTCCAGCCGTCAGATTCGCGTCAACGTGGTTGAGGTGAATCGGGTTGATGCCGACGCCGCTTTGGTAGCGGAGTACATCATTCAGCAGCTGGAGCGTCGAGTTTCGTTCCGGCGGGTTGTCCGCCAGGCCATTCAGCGGGCTCAGCGGGCTGGGGTGGAGGGCATCAAGATCCAGGTCAGTGGTCGCCTGAATGGCGCTGAAATTGCCCGGACGGAGTGGACTCGCGAGGGTCGGGTGCCCCTTCATACCCTGCGGGCTGATGTTGACTACGCTTACACGACGGCCCAAACCACCTACGGCATTTTGGGGGTCAAGGTGTGGATCTTCAAGGGTGAGATTATTCCTGGCCAGGAGGAAGCTCCGGTGGCTCCCAGCGCCCAGCCCCGGCGACGCCAGCCCCGGCGGCGGCCGCAGTTTGAGGACCGCTCTAACGAAGACTAG
- the rplV gene encoding 50S ribosomal protein L22 gives MAVDTSEQVKAVARYVRMSPRKVRRVLDQIRGKSYRDALIILEFMPYKACEPIIKVLRSAVANAEHNNGLDPAGLVVSEAFADAGPSLKRFRPRAQGRAYQIRKPTCHITIAVAPGAEP, from the coding sequence ATGGCTGTAGATACCTCAGAGCAGGTTAAAGCGGTGGCTCGCTACGTGCGCATGTCACCCCGCAAGGTGCGCAGAGTGCTTGACCAAATTCGGGGCAAAAGCTATCGGGATGCGCTGATCATCCTGGAGTTCATGCCCTACAAAGCCTGTGAACCCATCATCAAAGTGCTGCGCTCGGCGGTCGCCAATGCGGAACACAACAATGGGCTAGACCCGGCGGGTTTGGTGGTGAGTGAAGCTTTCGCTGATGCTGGACCGTCCCTGAAGCGGTTCCGTCCTCGGGCCCAGGGCCGCGCTTACCAAATTCGCAAGCCAACTTGTCACATCACCATTGCTGTTGCTCCAGGCGCCGAGCCTTAG
- the rpsS gene encoding 30S ribosomal protein S19, whose amino-acid sequence MSRSLKKGPFVADHLLSKIEALNTKGDKQVIKTWSRASTILPQMIGHTIAVHNGRQHVPVYVTEQMVGHKLGEFAPTRTFRGHAKTDKKARR is encoded by the coding sequence ATGTCTCGCTCATTGAAAAAGGGTCCTTTTGTGGCCGACCACCTGCTGTCCAAAATTGAGGCCCTCAACACCAAGGGGGACAAGCAGGTGATCAAAACCTGGTCGCGGGCTTCAACGATTTTGCCCCAGATGATTGGTCACACCATTGCAGTACATAATGGCCGTCAGCATGTGCCGGTCTATGTCACTGAGCAGATGGTGGGCCATAAGCTAGGTGAATTTGCTCCCACGCGAACCTTTCGCGGCCACGCTAAGACTGATAAAAAAGCTCGTCGTTAG
- the rplB gene encoding 50S ribosomal protein L2 — MGIRSYRPYTPGTRERTVSEFAEITRSEPEKSLTRSKHRPKGRNNRGVITCRHRGGGHKRLYRVVDFRRDKLGVPAKVASIEYDPNRNARISLLHYEDGEKRYILCPTGLTVGSTVVSGPDSPLEVGNALPLYKIPLGTTVHNVEMQAGKGGQMVRSAGAGAQVVAKEGDYVTLKLPSTEVRMVRRECYATIGQVGNADVRNVSLGKAGRKRWLGRRPEVRGSVMNPVDHPHGGGEGRAPIGRSGPVTPWGKPALGYKTRKKNKDSDKYVVRRRRRVSKRGRGGRNA; from the coding sequence ATGGGCATCCGTTCTTACCGACCTTACACCCCAGGCACGCGTGAGCGAACCGTCTCTGAGTTCGCCGAAATCACCCGCAGTGAACCTGAAAAGTCGCTGACTCGCTCCAAGCATCGTCCCAAGGGACGCAACAATCGGGGCGTCATCACCTGCCGTCACCGGGGCGGTGGCCACAAGCGCCTTTACCGGGTGGTGGATTTTCGTCGCGACAAGCTGGGCGTACCCGCCAAGGTTGCCTCCATTGAGTACGACCCCAACCGCAACGCGCGGATTTCGCTGCTCCATTACGAGGACGGTGAGAAGCGGTATATTCTCTGCCCGACTGGACTAACCGTTGGCAGCACGGTGGTCTCGGGTCCAGACTCTCCCCTGGAAGTGGGCAACGCCCTGCCACTTTACAAAATTCCCCTGGGCACCACGGTGCACAACGTCGAGATGCAGGCCGGCAAGGGCGGGCAGATGGTGCGCTCCGCTGGAGCAGGGGCACAGGTCGTGGCCAAAGAGGGCGATTACGTCACCCTCAAGCTGCCCTCCACCGAGGTGCGTATGGTGCGTCGGGAATGCTACGCCACCATTGGCCAGGTGGGCAATGCTGACGTTCGCAATGTCAGCCTGGGTAAGGCCGGACGCAAGCGCTGGCTCGGTCGCCGCCCTGAAGTTCGCGGCAGCGTCATGAACCCGGTCGACCACCCCCACGGCGGTGGCGAGGGTCGTGCCCCCATCGGTCGCTCAGGTCCGGTTACTCCCTGGGGTAAGCCAGCACTGGGCTACAAAACCCGCAAGAAGAACAAGGACAGCGATAAATACGTGGTGCGTCGCCGCCGTCGCGTGTCCAAACGGGGTCGCGGCGGTCGTAACGCCTAG
- a CDS encoding 50S ribosomal protein L23, giving the protein MINAANTPSLADLIRRPLVTEKATLLLENDQYVFEVDPRANKLQIKAAIEELFDVKVVAVNTYNPPKKKRRMGRFVGNRPHYKRSVVTLAPGNSIPLFPDL; this is encoded by the coding sequence GTGATTAATGCCGCCAATACCCCATCCCTGGCCGACCTGATTCGTCGACCGCTGGTGACCGAAAAGGCCACCCTCCTGCTCGAAAACGATCAATATGTGTTTGAGGTTGATCCCCGCGCCAACAAGTTGCAGATCAAGGCGGCGATTGAAGAGCTGTTCGACGTCAAGGTGGTTGCGGTGAACACCTACAACCCCCCCAAGAAAAAGCGTCGGATGGGCCGCTTCGTGGGCAACCGTCCCCACTACAAGCGATCTGTGGTCACCCTGGCCCCAGGCAATTCCATTCCCCTTTTCCCCGACCTGTAA
- the rplD gene encoding 50S ribosomal protein L4, with protein MVDCVIKNWEGEEAGTASLDLQVAKEESASHIVHRALVRQMNNARQGTVSTKTRAEVSGGGRKPWRQKGTGRARAGSNRSPLWRGGGVIFGPKPRDYSVKMNRKERRLALRTALQSRVDDMVVVESFENKFSRPKTRELLDAMARWGLEPNAKILLIIAERQELVYLSARNLENVKLITAANLNVYDLLTADHLVVTSTALEAIQEVYSD; from the coding sequence ATGGTTGATTGCGTCATCAAAAACTGGGAGGGCGAGGAGGCAGGCACCGCATCCTTAGATCTTCAGGTTGCCAAAGAGGAATCGGCCTCTCATATCGTCCACCGTGCACTGGTTCGACAAATGAACAATGCCCGCCAGGGAACGGTGTCCACCAAGACCCGGGCCGAGGTCAGCGGCGGTGGTCGCAAGCCCTGGCGGCAGAAGGGTACCGGGCGGGCTCGCGCCGGTTCTAACCGTTCCCCTCTGTGGCGCGGTGGTGGCGTTATCTTTGGCCCCAAACCTCGCGACTACAGCGTCAAAATGAATCGCAAAGAGCGCCGCCTAGCGCTGCGAACTGCGCTCCAGAGCCGGGTTGACGACATGGTAGTGGTTGAGAGCTTTGAAAATAAATTCTCTCGGCCCAAGACCCGCGAACTGCTTGATGCCATGGCTCGCTGGGGGCTTGAACCCAACGCCAAAATTCTACTGATCATCGCTGAGCGTCAGGAACTGGTCTACCTTTCGGCCCGCAACCTTGAGAATGTCAAGCTGATCACCGCTGCCAATCTCAATGTTTACGATCTGCTAACGGCCGACCATCTGGTTGTTACGTCCACAGCGCTTGAGGCTATCCAGGAGGTTTACAGTGATTAA
- the rplC gene encoding 50S ribosomal protein L3 — MAVGILGKKLGMTQIFDEAGNAIPVTVVQAGPCVVTQIKTSDTDGYAAVQLGFDEVAEKALNKPELGHLARSSSAPLRHLKEYRVDAADGFELGQTVTAEAFSAGQLVDVTGKSIGRGFAGYQKRHNFRRGPMAHGSKNHRLPGSTGAGTTPGRVYPGKRMAGQYGNTKVTIRKLQVVRVDSDRNLLLIKGAIPGKPGGLLSIAPAKWVKA, encoded by the coding sequence GTGGCAGTCGGTATTCTCGGCAAAAAACTGGGCATGACCCAGATATTCGATGAGGCAGGTAACGCCATCCCCGTAACGGTGGTTCAGGCCGGTCCCTGCGTGGTTACCCAAATCAAAACCTCGGATACCGACGGCTATGCCGCCGTCCAGCTTGGTTTCGACGAGGTCGCTGAGAAGGCGCTGAACAAACCTGAGCTAGGTCATTTGGCCCGCTCGAGCAGCGCTCCGCTGCGCCATCTGAAAGAGTATCGAGTCGATGCTGCCGATGGGTTTGAGCTGGGTCAGACCGTTACCGCCGAGGCCTTCAGCGCCGGGCAGCTGGTGGATGTCACCGGCAAGAGCATTGGTCGCGGCTTTGCCGGCTACCAGAAGCGCCATAACTTCCGCCGTGGCCCTATGGCCCACGGTTCTAAGAACCACCGGCTGCCCGGTTCGACCGGTGCCGGCACCACCCCCGGTCGGGTCTATCCCGGCAAGCGGATGGCGGGTCAGTACGGCAACACCAAGGTGACGATTCGCAAGCTGCAGGTGGTGCGGGTGGACAGCGATCGCAACCTGCTGCTGATCAAAGGCGCTATCCCCGGCAAGCCCGGTGGGTTACTGAGCATTGCCCCGGCTAAGTGGGTCAAAGCTTAA
- the ndhN gene encoding NAD(P)H-quinone oxidoreductase subunit N, which produces MALLTTGKPFMKDLESNGAIAVRMPLEGGFEGRYERRLKARGYEILKLTARGLGDISSYLTAVHGVRPPHLGKKNTASGAAVGYTYFVPPLLTYRLETMSPKAKGMVLWLIEGHILSRQEMAYLVSLPTIEPRAKVVVEVGGDRSFSWEPLANLV; this is translated from the coding sequence ATGGCGCTGCTAACGACTGGCAAACCGTTTATGAAAGACTTGGAGAGCAACGGCGCGATCGCCGTACGTATGCCTCTAGAAGGCGGGTTTGAAGGTCGCTATGAGCGTCGTCTGAAGGCCAGGGGCTATGAAATTCTCAAGCTGACGGCCCGGGGGTTGGGGGATATTTCCTCCTATTTGACCGCTGTCCACGGCGTGCGCCCGCCCCACCTGGGCAAGAAGAACACCGCCAGTGGGGCGGCCGTGGGTTACACCTACTTTGTCCCGCCGCTGCTGACCTATCGCCTGGAAACGATGTCGCCCAAGGCGAAGGGCATGGTGCTCTGGCTAATCGAGGGCCATATTTTGTCCCGTCAGGAAATGGCCTACTTAGTCAGCCTGCCGACGATTGAGCCGCGAGCTAAGGTGGTTGTAGAGGTGGGAGGCGATCGCAGCTTTAGCTGGGAACCGCTGGCGAACCTGGTTTAA
- the ldpA gene encoding circadian clock protein LdpA yields MNAETATGTARSYALGQPSLSPYQSLQAGNWVKLICGASYQDMPTVRRLVMLYALAGVDCVDVAADGAVVAAARQGLADALWLAGQMGDRAASPKTRGGFGVAQSGLPWLMVSLNDSEDPHFRKAHFDAAHCPPDCDRPCEPVCPTAAIQFQAAHQGGVKPELCYGCGRCITVCPLAHIEAQSYLARPEAFSGEQLAQIDAVEIHTQTGHQAQFEQLWQRLQPWRPHLKLVSISCPDHDQVVPYLQDLYHLMAPLEVPLIWQTDGRPMSGDLGKGTTHAAIRLAQKILQAGLPGYVQPAGGTNGYTVSKLLDLGLINTSPSASDPNEIALCGLASPQRGEMATPNSALVRNTISGIAYGSYGRSQVLPLIEAIDCELQPWLGRASLNQSPCGQWIESEPEAALVAPWQRLEHSALGQGLALAHQLVDQLKLATSRIDRHFLPARYG; encoded by the coding sequence ATGAATGCTGAAACCGCCACCGGAACTGCCCGGAGCTACGCCTTAGGACAGCCATCTCTATCCCCTTACCAATCGCTGCAGGCGGGGAACTGGGTGAAGCTTATTTGCGGCGCCAGCTATCAGGACATGCCAACGGTGCGGCGTCTGGTGATGCTCTACGCCCTGGCCGGGGTCGACTGTGTGGATGTGGCCGCCGATGGGGCCGTGGTGGCCGCCGCCCGTCAGGGGCTAGCGGATGCACTCTGGCTGGCCGGGCAGATGGGCGATCGTGCAGCGTCTCCAAAGACCCGCGGTGGGTTTGGTGTAGCGCAGAGCGGTCTGCCCTGGTTGATGGTCAGCCTCAACGACAGCGAAGATCCCCACTTTCGCAAGGCCCATTTTGACGCGGCGCACTGCCCCCCCGACTGCGATCGCCCCTGCGAACCCGTATGTCCCACTGCCGCTATTCAGTTCCAGGCGGCCCACCAGGGCGGAGTCAAGCCGGAGCTCTGCTATGGCTGCGGTCGCTGCATCACCGTCTGCCCGCTAGCCCACATTGAAGCGCAGTCTTATCTGGCCCGGCCAGAGGCGTTTTCCGGCGAACAACTGGCTCAAATTGATGCCGTTGAAATCCACACCCAAACCGGCCACCAGGCTCAGTTTGAGCAACTCTGGCAGCGGCTTCAGCCCTGGCGACCCCACCTCAAGCTGGTGTCGATTAGCTGCCCTGACCACGATCAGGTGGTGCCCTATTTGCAGGATCTCTACCACCTAATGGCTCCTCTAGAGGTGCCTTTGATCTGGCAAACCGACGGCCGCCCTATGAGTGGGGATCTGGGCAAGGGCACGACCCATGCGGCCATTCGTCTGGCCCAGAAGATCCTGCAGGCTGGGTTGCCAGGCTATGTGCAACCCGCTGGCGGCACCAATGGCTACACTGTAAGTAAGTTGCTCGATCTTGGCTTGATAAACACCTCGCCTTCTGCTTCTGATCCGAACGAAATTGCCCTTTGCGGTTTGGCATCTCCCCAGAGAGGCGAGATGGCCACCCCTAATTCAGCCTTAGTCCGCAACACAATCTCAGGTATTGCCTACGGTAGCTACGGGCGATCGCAGGTGCTGCCGCTGATTGAGGCCATTGACTGCGAACTTCAGCCCTGGTTAGGACGCGCTTCCCTAAACCAGTCTCCCTGTGGTCAGTGGATCGAGTCTGAGCCCGAGGCGGCCCTCGTTGCCCCCTGGCAACGACTCGAGCACAGTGCCTTAGGTCAGGGGCTGGCCCTAGCCCACCAGCTCGTGGACCAGCTCAAGCTGGCCACCTCCAGGATAGATAGACATTTTTTACCAGCACGGTATGGTTAG